Proteins encoded within one genomic window of Neodiprion fabricii isolate iyNeoFabr1 chromosome 6, iyNeoFabr1.1, whole genome shotgun sequence:
- the LOC124185300 gene encoding DENN domain-containing protein Crag isoform X4 produces the protein MDERRVADYFVVAGLPGQDDNFSTDENDESNKLEDWCQEGTHLKDTHMQAPITDLAIIFPALGETCPEDYTLLSKTVTGFPADLNHGSLRTNECYICYKRGRDKPPLVDIGVIYDGKERIMPDAEVVFETPDGHVANVNNSTSRIFVTYRRASPKMPCNSLVVTDICVILKNKGECQPHAFCVINKNLNKGMLGSDVFLCYKKSMNRANLISFKPAILYKYPIKDYDSFMFPNSVAMFCLPMGATIECWPKLACKPKPVFSTFVLTVADAAQKIYGSAITFYEEIEPVLKDPSNANSHDILELCPKNEKNSNCADNIDDSMLTGNSAEDAKVDLGKIRNYKKLGIFDKLSPSQIDKLQFEDPNTQSLNISKSICILSHWPFFDTFEKFLVFLHSMVNGQEQNVPIEKYIAYFLCDIPFPSPQRPRILVQLSGDDRLILTQPEDLALPRSGASFRQLLINLGPDNCLLILLLILTEQKILVHSLRPDVLTSVSEAIAMILFPFKWQCPYIPLCPLGLAEVLHAPLPFLIGVDSRFFDLYDPPADVNCVDLDTNNVAICDDKKYLNIKLLPKKAGRSLKNRLELLYSKLISLGRSYTSQKERGDADFSVDREFQQKRKEQALELEIQDAFLRFMALILKGYRSYLLPITKAPTVGSTDPTSLFNMQAFLRSRDKAHAKFYSMLVRTQMFIRFIEERSFVSDMDMAGLAFFDECTERVEEESGPLLELDESQHSERTVFIPPPEAGTNKKKLVYKSFKLNPDLMRPQKNLSSKNPALTAFSMVPGSPMARRTKHEIKVAQKMARKQAAVPERWARCLLGTCYSLWFLHLPAMLQVSNQPAAILHQAYELLVKMQKLRMDPTEEVCYRAMMQLCGVYGQPVLAVKLLFHMKRSGVQPNALTYGFYNKAVLEATWPSDMTNSSQLMWNKLRNVIVGAALFKKAGKKGARRRLSAATDIHSVDGKSSETLEHAISRSSLDSAHSQDLDAAGSDSLIGSIVPDLPVFGLAETKMKFLRQNSIVKDQGAALSTSQPEALNRSASNPRLVRNLESPLKSPVRTPVTENDPLGALLNDETPVVSPSGENDSNCSTSTLTILNNATEERAGGPLLFRSNVLPRSATFHQAVDEGGPIVGGHLQRSETMPHSVAQQGEQERDRDRLEFGSLWAQNKDSVTSSLSSLGSSLKLSFGPSSLTGKKSNELILGGLNSLKSAATSVAKKFDEIKEAISATSTPVKSKEREQRLTYGISHESLDSLTDGSQQDRNEIPVRGSGDSNADLGSLSELADCLYPRGSRDLEERMAIELVLSTASRCHNCATIMYDEEIMAGWQPEDSNLNTVCQFCDKATVPLLTVTILDYRREERELNDPLTGALIELLEQPKELEEPITVPYLNPLVLRKELESVLSQEGDSCLTKHKFIQEHPIVYWNLIWYFERINLSSHLPELWFNNNRDLKNNSQSNSALVGVRTLWDNEKLHMDRLPMYIQWKTNSTEDRTLMQSVITNVRCNDLAEPIRRLALERHKNQMDEKTPISIYRDILFLVFTVLGRGNIDQSAFDREYNQSLERLTEKEEKLLLKTDAPPATMALYCRHYFKPLNV, from the exons ATGGATGAGCGAAGGGTAGCTGATTACTTCGTTGTCGCCGGACTTCCGGGGCAagacgataatttttcaaccgatGAGAACGACGAAAGCAACAAGTTGGAGGATTGGTGTCAGGAAGGAACGCATTTGAAGGATACTCACATGCAGGCTCCCATCACAGATCTGGCCATTATATTTCCAGCTCTGGGAGAAACTTGTCCCGAGGATTATACCCTTTTGAGTAAAACGGTGACTGGCTTTCCAGCGGATTTAAACCACGGAAGCCTCAGAACAAACGAATGCTATATTTGTTACAAGAGAGGCAGGGACAAGCCACCTTTGGTCGATATCG GAGTAATATACGACGGCAAAGAACGTATAATGCCTGACGCAGAGGTGGTCTTTGAGACCCCGGATGGACATGTTGCAAATGTAAATAACTCGACATCAAGAATATTTGTTACCTATAGAAGAGCCAGTCCTAAAATGCCATGCAACAGTCTGGTGGTTACGGACATATGtgtgatattgaaaaacaaaggaGAGTGTCAGCCTCACGCATTTTGcgttataaacaaaaatctgAATAAAGGAATGCTGGGGAGCGATGTGTTTTTGTGTTATAAAAAATCTATGAACCGAGCCAATTTGATATCGTTCAAGCCTGCGATATTGTACAAGTATCCTATAAAAGACTACGACAGTTTTATGTTCCCCAATTCTGTCGCCATGTTTTGCTTGCCGATGGGCGCCACTATTGAATGTTGGCCAAAATTGGCATGTAAACCAAAACCCGTATTTTCCACATTTGTATTAACAGTAGCTGATGCGGCCCAAAAGATATATGGATCTGCTATCACGTTTTATGAAGAAATTGAGCCAGTATTAAAAGACCCGAGTAATGCTAATTCTCACGATATTTTGGAACTTTGTccgaagaatgaaaaaaactcaAACTGTG CAGATAACATAGACGATTCAATGCTTACGGGAAATTCAGCAGAGGATGCAAAGGTTGACCTAGGAAAAATAAGGAATTATAAAAAACTTGGTATTTTTGATAAGTTGAGTCCGTCGCAAATCGATAAGCTGCAATTTGAGGATCCGAATACTCAGTCATTGAACATCAGCAAATCGATATGTATTCTCTCACATTGGCCATTTTTCGAcacatttgaaaagtttcttgTCTTTCTACACAGTATGGTGAATGGTCAGGAGCAAAATGTTCCCATTGAGAAATACATAGCTTATTTTCTCTGTGACATACCTTTTCCCAGTCCTCAAAGACCGAGAATATTGGTTCAATTGAGCGGAGATGACAGATTGATTTTAACGCAGCCTGAAGATCTTGCATTGCCAAGGTCCGGAGCGAGTTTCAGGCAATTGCTGATAAATTTAGGACCAGACAATTGTTTGTTAATTCTCTTACTCATTTTAACGGAACAGAAGATATTGGTTCATTCTTTGAGACCAGATGTTTTGACATCCGTTAGCGAAGCAATAGCGATGATCCTATTTCCGTTCAAGTGGCAGTGTCCTTACATACCGTTGTGTCCTTTGGGATTGGCAGAG gtACTCCATGCACCGCTGCCGTTTCTTATTGGTgtggattctcgtttttttgaCTTATACGATCCACCAGCAGATGTGAACTGTGTTGATCTTGACACCAACAACGTCGCTATTTGCGATGATAAGAAGTATTTGAACATAAAATTGCTCCCTAAGAAAGCAGGTCGATCTCTGAAAAATAGACTGGAACTCCTTTACTCAAAGTTGATTAGCTTGGGTAGAAGTTATACATCTCAGAAag AACGAGGGGATGCAGATTTTAGCGTAGATCGTGAGTTTCAACAAAAACGGAAGGAACAAGCTTTGGAGCTGGAAATACAAGATGCTTTTCTTCGATTTATGGCCTTAATATTGAAGGGCTACCGATCATATTTACTGCCAATTACAAAAGCACCCACTGTTGGGTCAACGGACCCAACGAGCCTATTTAATATGCAAGCCTTTCTGAGAAGTCGTGATAAAGCTCATGCAAAATTTTACAGCATGCTAGTTCGCACCCAGATGTTCATAAG atttataGAAGAAAGAAGCTTTGTGTCAGATATGGATATGGCAGGTTTAGCATTTTTTGATGAGTGTACGGAACGAGTTGAAGAAGAGAGTG GACCACTTTTGGAGTTAGATGAATCACAGCACAGTGAACGCACAGTATTTATTCCCCCACCCGAAGCtggaacgaataaaaaaaaattggtctaCAAATCGTTCAAATTGAATCCTGATTTAATGAGGCCGCAGAAAAATCTCAGTTCGAAAAATCCAGCCCTTACTGCGTTCAGCATGGTGCCTGGAAGCCCGATGGCGCGTAGAACCAAGCATGAGATAAAAGTGGCTCAAAAAATGGCCAGAAAACAG GCAGCTGTTCCAGAACGGTGGGCTAGATGTTTGTTGGGCACATGTTATAGTCTGTGGTTTCTACATCTGCCTGCTATGCTACAAGTGTCAAATCAACCTGCAGCTATTTTGCATCAAGCCTATGAGTTGCTTGTGAAGATGCAAAAATTACGAATGGATCCGACTGAAGAG GTTTGCTACAGAGCTATGATGCAATTGTGTGGAGTTTATGGTCAACCTGTATTGGCTGTGAAATTATTGTTTCACATGAAGCGAAGTGGAGTCCAACCTAATGCCTTGACTTATGGGTTTTATAATAAA GCGGTATTGGAGGCAACATGGCCATCTGATATGACAAATTCGAGTCAATTAATGTGGAACAAGTTACGCAATGTTATCGTCGGGGCTGCCTTATTCAAAAAAGCTGGAAAAAAAGGTGCCAGAAGGAGATTGAGTGCTGCGACTGATATACACAGCGTGGATGGCAAGAGTAGCGAGACTTTGGAACATGCTATATCTAGGTCTAGCCTTGACAGTGCGCATTCACAAGATTTGGATGCAGCAGGTAGTGATT CTTTGATTGGTAGCATTGTTCCTGATTTACCAGTATTTGGACTTGCGGagacgaaaatgaaatttttacgtcaAAATAGTATTGTCAAAGATCAAGGGGCTGCTCTAAGTACATCTCAGCCAGAAGCACTTAACCGATCAGCTAGTAATCCAAG ATTAGTCCGAAATCTCGAATCACCACTGAAAAGCCCCGTCAGAACACCTGTTACTGAAAATGATCCTCTCGGAGCGTTACTTAATGATGAAACTCCAGTCGTATCGCCGTCTGGGGAAAATGATTCAAACTGCTCAACAAGTACCTTGACCATACTTAATAATGCAACAGAAGAGCGTGCTGGGGGACCGTTATTATTCAGAAG CAATGTTTTACCTAGAAGTGCTACGTTTCATCAAGCAGTCGATGAAGGTGGACCAATAGTTGGTGGACATTTGCAAAGAAGTGAAACTATGCCTCACTCCGTAGCTCAACAAGGTGAACAAGAAAGAGATAGAGACAGATTGGAGTTTGGTAGTCTTTGGGCACAGAATAAAGACAGTGTAACATCTAGCCTGTCGAGCCTAGGATCTAGTCTCAAGCTTAGTTTTGG TCCCTCAAGTTTGACTGGAAAGAAGTCAAACGAACTAATATTGGGAGGATTGAATAGCTTGAAATCTGCTGCGACTagtgttgcaaaaaaattcgacGAAATAAAGGAAGCTATCTCTGCTACTAGTACTCCAGTAAAATCGAAGGAGCGTGAACAAAGATTAACTTATGGAATATCTCACGAATCATTGGATTCGCTAACTGATGGGTCACAGCAAGACCGTAATGAGATACCTGTAAGAGGTTCGG GGGATTCAAACGCAGATCTTGGTTCTTTGTCCGAATTAGCCGATTGTTTGTATCCAAGGGGTTCTAGGGACTTAGAAGAACGTATGGCGATAGAATTAGTCTTATCGACTGCCAGTAGGTGCCATAATTGTGCCACTATTATGTATGACGAAGAAATAATGGCTGGCTGGCAGCCAGAggattcaaatttgaatacagTTTGTCAATTTTGTGATAAAGCTACAGTACCACTTTTGACAGTAACTATATTGGATTATAG GCGTGAGGAGCGTGAGCTAAATGATCCGTTAACAGGAGCATTGATAGAACTCTTAGAACAACCGAAGGAATTGGAAGAACCGATCACAGTTCCATACTTAAATCCGCTCGTGCTTAGGAAAGAATTAGAAAGTGTTTTAAGCCAAGAAGGAGATTCGTGCCTTACCAAGCACAAATTTATACAGGAACATCCCATAGTATACTGGAATTTGATTTGGTACTTTGAACGAATTAATTTGAGCAGTCATTTGCCAGAGCTCTGGTTCAATAATAACCGGGATTTGAAGAATAATTCCCAAAGTAATTCGGCATTGGTTGGTGTTAGAACACTTTGGGATAATGAGAAATTACATATGGATCGTTTGCCTATGTACATTCAATGGAAGACAAACAGTACAGAAGATCGAAC GTTAATGCAGTCTGTTATAACAAATGTGCGTTGCAACGACTTAGCGGAACCTATAAGAAGATTAGCTCTGGAGAGGCATAAAAACcaaatggatgaaaaaaccCCAATTTCTATATACAGAGACATTCTGTTTTTAGTATTCACAGTCTTGGGACGAGGAAATATTGATCAAA GTGCATTTGATCGGGAATATAATCAGTCGCTTGAAAGACTaacggaaaaagaagaaaagttaTTGTTGAAAACAGATGCACCCCCAGCTACTATGGCACTATATTGCAGGCATTACTTCAAGCCACTCAACGTATGA
- the LOC124185300 gene encoding C-myc promoter-binding protein isoform X2 — MDERRVADYFVVAGLPGQDDNFSTDENDESNKLEDWCQEGTHLKDTHMQAPITDLAIIFPALGETCPEDYTLLSKTVTGFPADLNHGSLRTNECYICYKRGRDKPPLVDIGVIYDGKERIMPDAEVVFETPDGHVANVNNSTSRIFVTYRRASPKMPCNSLVVTDICVILKNKGECQPHAFCVINKNLNKGMLGSDVFLCYKKSMNRANLISFKPAILYKYPIKDYDSFMFPNSVAMFCLPMGATIECWPKLACKPKPVFSTFVLTVADAAQKIYGSAITFYEEIEPVLKDPSNANSHDILELCPKNEKNSNCDNIDDSMLTGNSAEDAKVDLGKIRNYKKLGIFDKLSPSQIDKLQFEDPNTQSLNISKSICILSHWPFFDTFEKFLVFLHSMVNGQEQNVPIEKYIAYFLCDIPFPSPQRPRILVQLSGDDRLILTQPEDLALPRSGASFRQLLINLGPDNCLLILLLILTEQKILVHSLRPDVLTSVSEAIAMILFPFKWQCPYIPLCPLGLAEVLHAPLPFLIGVDSRFFDLYDPPADVNCVDLDTNNVAICDDKKYLNIKLLPKKAGRSLKNRLELLYSKLISLGRSYTSQKERGDADFSVDREFQQKRKEQALELEIQDAFLRFMALILKGYRSYLLPITKAPTVGSTDPTSLFNMQAFLRSRDKAHAKFYSMLVRTQMFIRFIEERSFVSDMDMAGLAFFDECTERVEEESGPLLELDESQHSERTVFIPPPEAGTNKKKLVYKSFKLNPDLMRPQKNLSSKNPALTAFSMVPGSPMARRTKHEIKVAQKMARKQAAVPERWARCLLGTCYSLWFLHLPAMLQVSNQPAAILHQAYELLVKMQKLRMDPTEEVCYRAMMQLCGVYGQPVLAVKLLFHMKRSGVQPNALTYGFYNKAVLEATWPSDMTNSSQLMWNKLRNVIVGAALFKKAGKKGARRRLSAATDIHSVDGKSSETLEHAISRSSLDSAHSQDLDAAGSDSLIGSIVPDLPVFGLAETKMKFLRQNSIVKDQGAALSTSQPEALNRSASNPRLVRNLESPLKSPVRTPVTENDPLGALLNDETPVVSPSGENDSNCSTSTLTILNNATEERAGGPLLFRSNVLPRSATFHQAVDEGGPIVGGHLQRSETMPHSVAQQGEQERDRDRLEFGSLWAQNKDSVTSSLSSLGSSLKLSFGRYSTGGLPFAKNKELISSNQLIESLSLSNYISPSSLTGKKSNELILGGLNSLKSAATSVAKKFDEIKEAISATSTPVKSKEREQRLTYGISHESLDSLTDGSQQDRNEIPVRGSGDSNADLGSLSELADCLYPRGSRDLEERMAIELVLSTASRCHNCATIMYDEEIMAGWQPEDSNLNTVCQFCDKATVPLLTVTILDYRREERELNDPLTGALIELLEQPKELEEPITVPYLNPLVLRKELESVLSQEGDSCLTKHKFIQEHPIVYWNLIWYFERINLSSHLPELWFNNNRDLKNNSQSNSALVGVRTLWDNEKLHMDRLPMYIQWKTNSTEDRTLMQSVITNVRCNDLAEPIRRLALERHKNQMDEKTPISIYRDILFLVFTVLGRGNIDQSAFDREYNQSLERLTEKEEKLLLKTDAPPATMALYCRHYFKPLNV, encoded by the exons ATGGATGAGCGAAGGGTAGCTGATTACTTCGTTGTCGCCGGACTTCCGGGGCAagacgataatttttcaaccgatGAGAACGACGAAAGCAACAAGTTGGAGGATTGGTGTCAGGAAGGAACGCATTTGAAGGATACTCACATGCAGGCTCCCATCACAGATCTGGCCATTATATTTCCAGCTCTGGGAGAAACTTGTCCCGAGGATTATACCCTTTTGAGTAAAACGGTGACTGGCTTTCCAGCGGATTTAAACCACGGAAGCCTCAGAACAAACGAATGCTATATTTGTTACAAGAGAGGCAGGGACAAGCCACCTTTGGTCGATATCG GAGTAATATACGACGGCAAAGAACGTATAATGCCTGACGCAGAGGTGGTCTTTGAGACCCCGGATGGACATGTTGCAAATGTAAATAACTCGACATCAAGAATATTTGTTACCTATAGAAGAGCCAGTCCTAAAATGCCATGCAACAGTCTGGTGGTTACGGACATATGtgtgatattgaaaaacaaaggaGAGTGTCAGCCTCACGCATTTTGcgttataaacaaaaatctgAATAAAGGAATGCTGGGGAGCGATGTGTTTTTGTGTTATAAAAAATCTATGAACCGAGCCAATTTGATATCGTTCAAGCCTGCGATATTGTACAAGTATCCTATAAAAGACTACGACAGTTTTATGTTCCCCAATTCTGTCGCCATGTTTTGCTTGCCGATGGGCGCCACTATTGAATGTTGGCCAAAATTGGCATGTAAACCAAAACCCGTATTTTCCACATTTGTATTAACAGTAGCTGATGCGGCCCAAAAGATATATGGATCTGCTATCACGTTTTATGAAGAAATTGAGCCAGTATTAAAAGACCCGAGTAATGCTAATTCTCACGATATTTTGGAACTTTGTccgaagaatgaaaaaaactcaAACTGTG ATAACATAGACGATTCAATGCTTACGGGAAATTCAGCAGAGGATGCAAAGGTTGACCTAGGAAAAATAAGGAATTATAAAAAACTTGGTATTTTTGATAAGTTGAGTCCGTCGCAAATCGATAAGCTGCAATTTGAGGATCCGAATACTCAGTCATTGAACATCAGCAAATCGATATGTATTCTCTCACATTGGCCATTTTTCGAcacatttgaaaagtttcttgTCTTTCTACACAGTATGGTGAATGGTCAGGAGCAAAATGTTCCCATTGAGAAATACATAGCTTATTTTCTCTGTGACATACCTTTTCCCAGTCCTCAAAGACCGAGAATATTGGTTCAATTGAGCGGAGATGACAGATTGATTTTAACGCAGCCTGAAGATCTTGCATTGCCAAGGTCCGGAGCGAGTTTCAGGCAATTGCTGATAAATTTAGGACCAGACAATTGTTTGTTAATTCTCTTACTCATTTTAACGGAACAGAAGATATTGGTTCATTCTTTGAGACCAGATGTTTTGACATCCGTTAGCGAAGCAATAGCGATGATCCTATTTCCGTTCAAGTGGCAGTGTCCTTACATACCGTTGTGTCCTTTGGGATTGGCAGAG gtACTCCATGCACCGCTGCCGTTTCTTATTGGTgtggattctcgtttttttgaCTTATACGATCCACCAGCAGATGTGAACTGTGTTGATCTTGACACCAACAACGTCGCTATTTGCGATGATAAGAAGTATTTGAACATAAAATTGCTCCCTAAGAAAGCAGGTCGATCTCTGAAAAATAGACTGGAACTCCTTTACTCAAAGTTGATTAGCTTGGGTAGAAGTTATACATCTCAGAAag AACGAGGGGATGCAGATTTTAGCGTAGATCGTGAGTTTCAACAAAAACGGAAGGAACAAGCTTTGGAGCTGGAAATACAAGATGCTTTTCTTCGATTTATGGCCTTAATATTGAAGGGCTACCGATCATATTTACTGCCAATTACAAAAGCACCCACTGTTGGGTCAACGGACCCAACGAGCCTATTTAATATGCAAGCCTTTCTGAGAAGTCGTGATAAAGCTCATGCAAAATTTTACAGCATGCTAGTTCGCACCCAGATGTTCATAAG atttataGAAGAAAGAAGCTTTGTGTCAGATATGGATATGGCAGGTTTAGCATTTTTTGATGAGTGTACGGAACGAGTTGAAGAAGAGAGTG GACCACTTTTGGAGTTAGATGAATCACAGCACAGTGAACGCACAGTATTTATTCCCCCACCCGAAGCtggaacgaataaaaaaaaattggtctaCAAATCGTTCAAATTGAATCCTGATTTAATGAGGCCGCAGAAAAATCTCAGTTCGAAAAATCCAGCCCTTACTGCGTTCAGCATGGTGCCTGGAAGCCCGATGGCGCGTAGAACCAAGCATGAGATAAAAGTGGCTCAAAAAATGGCCAGAAAACAG GCAGCTGTTCCAGAACGGTGGGCTAGATGTTTGTTGGGCACATGTTATAGTCTGTGGTTTCTACATCTGCCTGCTATGCTACAAGTGTCAAATCAACCTGCAGCTATTTTGCATCAAGCCTATGAGTTGCTTGTGAAGATGCAAAAATTACGAATGGATCCGACTGAAGAG GTTTGCTACAGAGCTATGATGCAATTGTGTGGAGTTTATGGTCAACCTGTATTGGCTGTGAAATTATTGTTTCACATGAAGCGAAGTGGAGTCCAACCTAATGCCTTGACTTATGGGTTTTATAATAAA GCGGTATTGGAGGCAACATGGCCATCTGATATGACAAATTCGAGTCAATTAATGTGGAACAAGTTACGCAATGTTATCGTCGGGGCTGCCTTATTCAAAAAAGCTGGAAAAAAAGGTGCCAGAAGGAGATTGAGTGCTGCGACTGATATACACAGCGTGGATGGCAAGAGTAGCGAGACTTTGGAACATGCTATATCTAGGTCTAGCCTTGACAGTGCGCATTCACAAGATTTGGATGCAGCAGGTAGTGATT CTTTGATTGGTAGCATTGTTCCTGATTTACCAGTATTTGGACTTGCGGagacgaaaatgaaatttttacgtcaAAATAGTATTGTCAAAGATCAAGGGGCTGCTCTAAGTACATCTCAGCCAGAAGCACTTAACCGATCAGCTAGTAATCCAAG ATTAGTCCGAAATCTCGAATCACCACTGAAAAGCCCCGTCAGAACACCTGTTACTGAAAATGATCCTCTCGGAGCGTTACTTAATGATGAAACTCCAGTCGTATCGCCGTCTGGGGAAAATGATTCAAACTGCTCAACAAGTACCTTGACCATACTTAATAATGCAACAGAAGAGCGTGCTGGGGGACCGTTATTATTCAGAAG CAATGTTTTACCTAGAAGTGCTACGTTTCATCAAGCAGTCGATGAAGGTGGACCAATAGTTGGTGGACATTTGCAAAGAAGTGAAACTATGCCTCACTCCGTAGCTCAACAAGGTGAACAAGAAAGAGATAGAGACAGATTGGAGTTTGGTAGTCTTTGGGCACAGAATAAAGACAGTGTAACATCTAGCCTGTCGAGCCTAGGATCTAGTCTCAAGCTTAGTTTTGG ACGGTATTCTACCGGAGGCCTGCCATTTGCTAAAAATAAGGAGTTGATATCATCCAATCAGCTCATCGAGTCCTTAAGTTTGTCCAATTATATCAG TCCCTCAAGTTTGACTGGAAAGAAGTCAAACGAACTAATATTGGGAGGATTGAATAGCTTGAAATCTGCTGCGACTagtgttgcaaaaaaattcgacGAAATAAAGGAAGCTATCTCTGCTACTAGTACTCCAGTAAAATCGAAGGAGCGTGAACAAAGATTAACTTATGGAATATCTCACGAATCATTGGATTCGCTAACTGATGGGTCACAGCAAGACCGTAATGAGATACCTGTAAGAGGTTCGG GGGATTCAAACGCAGATCTTGGTTCTTTGTCCGAATTAGCCGATTGTTTGTATCCAAGGGGTTCTAGGGACTTAGAAGAACGTATGGCGATAGAATTAGTCTTATCGACTGCCAGTAGGTGCCATAATTGTGCCACTATTATGTATGACGAAGAAATAATGGCTGGCTGGCAGCCAGAggattcaaatttgaatacagTTTGTCAATTTTGTGATAAAGCTACAGTACCACTTTTGACAGTAACTATATTGGATTATAG GCGTGAGGAGCGTGAGCTAAATGATCCGTTAACAGGAGCATTGATAGAACTCTTAGAACAACCGAAGGAATTGGAAGAACCGATCACAGTTCCATACTTAAATCCGCTCGTGCTTAGGAAAGAATTAGAAAGTGTTTTAAGCCAAGAAGGAGATTCGTGCCTTACCAAGCACAAATTTATACAGGAACATCCCATAGTATACTGGAATTTGATTTGGTACTTTGAACGAATTAATTTGAGCAGTCATTTGCCAGAGCTCTGGTTCAATAATAACCGGGATTTGAAGAATAATTCCCAAAGTAATTCGGCATTGGTTGGTGTTAGAACACTTTGGGATAATGAGAAATTACATATGGATCGTTTGCCTATGTACATTCAATGGAAGACAAACAGTACAGAAGATCGAAC GTTAATGCAGTCTGTTATAACAAATGTGCGTTGCAACGACTTAGCGGAACCTATAAGAAGATTAGCTCTGGAGAGGCATAAAAACcaaatggatgaaaaaaccCCAATTTCTATATACAGAGACATTCTGTTTTTAGTATTCACAGTCTTGGGACGAGGAAATATTGATCAAA GTGCATTTGATCGGGAATATAATCAGTCGCTTGAAAGACTaacggaaaaagaagaaaagttaTTGTTGAAAACAGATGCACCCCCAGCTACTATGGCACTATATTGCAGGCATTACTTCAAGCCACTCAACGTATGA